The sequence below is a genomic window from Sparus aurata chromosome 6, fSpaAur1.1, whole genome shotgun sequence.
aaacaaaataaactcacaaaatgtccaaaaaaacattatttttacacctattttcctttaaaaaaaaatcaaaaatagaaCGGTACACCTGGTGATTTCAAGCTTCTCTTGAACTTTAACCCAACTAAGACGAGCTTTATTTCCCTTTTAACAAACTTAATTCAAAATGGacctaaacaaaataaaactccccAGTGCTATTCTTCCACAGTCGCCTCTGGTTTGGTCTGAACGAGTCCTCAAGTCACAGAGTGAGATGTGGAAGTCAAAGAGTGaccatgtctctgtgtctgtgtccttCCAGCTGCCCTGCCTCTCCTCCTACACTTCATACTGCAGTAACCAGGTGAAGGCAAAACCCCTGTTGGACCAGAAGAAGCAGGACCGGCGGGTGCAGGACTTCTTGCAGCGCTGTCTCCAGTCGCCCTTCAGCAGGAAGTTGGACCTGTGGAACTTCCTGGACATCCCCCGCAGCCGACTGGTGAAATACCCGCTGCTGCTCAGGGAGATCCTGAAGCACACGCCGAACGACCACCCGGACCGGCAGCACCTGGACGAAGCGGTGGGGATAAACATACTGAACACTCGCTACACTGGTAGTGAGTAAAACATGATTTCTGTTTGGGAGAAAACGGATCAGGTGTTTgactttgtctgttttttctgcagATGCTTGTGGTTCAGAGCGTGGTGGCGGACATCAACAGACGGACCGGAGAGTCGGAGTGTCAGTACTACAAGGACCGGCTGTTGTACACGGAGGACGGACAGAGGGACGAACTCATCGACCGGTCCAGGACCCTCAGCTGCCACGGAGAGCTGAAGAACAACAGAGGACTCGTCAGTAGATTTCAACAATTTATACCCTTTTAtaaattttaatttttctctcttttccatcTGAAACAATTCAGTTTACTCATGTTTTCTATTAAGTATGTAATGTCTTTTGTAGTGTGACTGTGGGTTCTTTGACCTACTCCTAGCCCCCATGATTCCTTGTGCGAATTATAGACACAGGTTTTCTGTGGTAACAGGACGCTAATCCTCTTTCTTAGAGCGATTGGTAGGATGTTTTCTTAATTCATGATGATCTAGTTTAGTGAATTCATCAAGTGAATTCTACTTTCACTAAATATATCGCTTAGCCCACTTAGCTAACGCTTCTGTAGCCTTGAAAGTAGTGTTGTAGTACCTGAAATCGGCCTCGAGACTGCTCGGTCAAGAGGAGTGAAACGTTTTCAAGATCAGTCAAGAACACAACTGCAGGGATTtctctaaattaaataattgaTGACCATACTctgtaattcatttttaattgtttgctcatagaaaacaaattaaaatcccAGAAATAAAATTGACCTCTGCGATGGCTAAAAGAGATGAATGAAGaggaatttttttgttttaatgggaAAAGAAATCCCCCTGTGTAACTGTCTAACACTTGACAGAGGAATCATCCAGTGAAGAAACATaacatctctgtctgtctccatctttttcttcttttgcagaAGCTTCACGTGTTTCTATTCCAGGACGTCCTGGTCATCACCAGGTCCATCTCGCTCAACGACCAGCCAGTCAGCTACCAGCTCTGCCGACAGCCAATCCCCATCCGGCAGCTGGACCTGGAGGACCTATTAGACGGAGAGATGAGAGTGGGCGGGTCCATTAGAGGAGCCTTCAGCAACAACGAGCGGAGTGAGTAGATCTCAAATACAGATACCAACACAGATGCATTGTATTCTTAAACGTATAACTATAATAACCCCCCACGTCTCCTGTTGCCTCGCTCACtttcttctcctcacagcaAAGAACTTCTTCCGGGTTACGTACCGAACTggaggtccgctgcagagccacTGCTTCCAGGCCAGCGACGCCTTCAACAAACAGCAGTGGATCAACTGCATCAGACAAGCCAAAGAGGCCGCTGCACTGACCGGAGACCAGCCACCGGAGACAGGAATATGTCTGGAGACGGGGCTGGGTGGACAGATAGGACCGCTTGGTGAGACAGGTCTGAGTTTGCGCTGCGATTCTGGGATTGAGGATGAAAAGGGGACGTGGGGGGAGATGGAAACAGGGCTGTGTTTGGAAGGAGAGGAAGGTCTGAGTAGAGAGAAAGAGGCTGGGGGGACGGAGACAGAGCAGGGTGTGGATGGGGAGGTGGGTTTGGAATTAGATGGAGAAACAGGGAAAGACGGGGAGACGAGGCAGGCGATCAGTGAGACGGAGACAGGTGGGGAGATGGAGACAGGGCTGGGTGTCTGTGGGGAGAATGAGGCAGAGCCAGGAGAAAGAGCAGACTGGAAGCTggacggaggaggagaaagaggaggagagactcaCAGCGGAGGTGCTGATGACATTCACACCCCTGCTCCACCTTGtcaagaggagcaggaggagagggaggtgatTGAGGAGGAGCAGAGCGCAGCAGAGGAGGGGGAAGATCTCGGCATGGACGTCAGCGATGTTGACTCACAGACCCACAGGTGCTGATGACACTCGAAGGGACTGGCACTGCAGCCAATCAAATCAAGGACTTGACGATGATGTCACTGACAGACAGAGTCAAAGAAGTGAAACGTGTTGAAGGACGATGTCACTGCTGTATCCTCGCTGCTGGTCTCCGTGGTAACCACTTGGTCAACATGACGACCTGAAACACTGGATACCATGTTTAAAGACGGTGCCCTGTTCATTTAAATGAAAGATTCTAACCGGGCACATACTGCAAAACCTTCTTCTTAAGGTTCCTCAGGCTTTCCCTGTTTTTTGGCCAACACGACTCCTCGCACAAACGCATGTCACCAAAATGATTTACTGATGCGGCGGCTCTGTGAGGTTATAATTTTTATTGGATCCAACGGCTTAAATTCTGAAAGattgtaaatgtatgtatggtTTTACTATCTTCTATGAAATATATATGTGTCACATGACCTGTGGTTCCAACTCTGGATGAACATGTGCGCCCACAAGCGTTTCCAGCCCAGCTTAGAAAGATAATTCACTGATCCACAGTTAGTGGAGGAACAAGCTAACGAGGTCAGAGAAAGTTAATGTACCAGGGAAACTGGAAGAAAccctgaatgtaaaaataattgGTTTGATGCAAAAAAGCAGtgcatcattaaaaaaacactgcttgACCACTTATTTGAAACTGACATGAAAGTGCACATACTTTATGAACTTTTGGATGTTTTCAGGATTTGTTCAGGGCAGCAGGACTTTCAACCCCCTACAGCTCTCACAGTAATCATCtcaaacttgtatcttgaaTCTACACTTTTagggattttttatttttccagatCAGTTAAAAGGAGTTATTCCCTCTCAGATATTCTCCCAACTTTATCTGCATCCACAACTCtttaaattaaatcttaaaatacTTTGTAATGTCTGAAAACACTGGAGAAAATAGAGCTGTACGCCCAGTTCTGATTGACTATAGGTTCTAAATCACTCATCAGCCTGTCAGTTTATATTCACATTGATtagtgtatgtgtgaatgtatatgcacatttttggaaaatattgtAAAAGTCAACATTGTGAAAACTGTCCCAAACAAACAACCTTGTACAGATAATGTGCATGTGCAACTTCTCTGCAAAGAACATAATTATCAATTTTCCAGCAGTTGCAAGCAGCTGTTTCCAGCAAATAGGCTCTGATAAAGTGGCTGAAAGTGACCTGCTTAAGACCAAACTGCAGACATACAGAGTTAGAGACAAGCCAGTGAAGAAAATGGAACATGGTGGAACTATGTTTTTATCGAAGgcgttggtggagaccaaaccagCGCTTAAAGAGAGTGAATTCTGTAAGCTGTCAGTGAAAACAACAGTATACAGTGAGATGGTGATAGCTGTGCCAAACATTAATTAATGCAGTGTTAACAATAGTGGCATTTACACAGAAATTATTTTCAGTGAACGTTTTAAAgacatgtaaagaaaatgtaccGTGTGGTTTGCTCACCCAAAAGAGTCATTGAACGGACGTAATGGGAGACGCGGTTACCAATACAGTATTGTAATGTTGCCACGTAGTCTTCTTAAAGCATTACAGATGGGTGACAAGTGGATTTTCAGTTGTGACCATCTTTCCCTTTAGTTTTAACATCCTGTAGCAGCTTCCAGCCGCTGTAGGTGCTTCTACAGAGACTCTGCAAAGtgaaatgttcagtgtttttttcatggcAATCAGAGAAGTCTTGAAGGAGGAGCCTGTTTGTATGTACTGTACGTATGTAAAGAATGTATATTAAGTTTATCTGTATATGAATGTAGGATGAAAGCCAaatatgtctgtttgttttatgtgctTTATCCATTACGCAAGAAATATAAGAATGTCAAGACAATCAGTTTGATGTTATAAATCACCATTTTCAGGATAGTTGTGATGCTGACGTTGGATTAAAGCTACAAGtgaccacattttttaaaatgaaggtTATATGCACAAGTCagagaagacaaagagaaatgtcccaaaCAGAACCTGCGCACACTGTCTGTTCTTTATTCtgttcagtaaaaaaaagaaataacaaggCAAAATGTAGGTATCAACTAATGTGTGGATTGTCACAGGACCGAAGCACCAATAAATTGTTATAAAAGAAGCCTGTTAACGAGTTGTGACTGTTGAttgcaaagaaaatgttgcCGATTCAAAATTGCATTTATAACAAGTACACAAAAGTGCAGTAGATATAAACATACAGCCTGTGGATAttaatgtgaaaagaaaaggagctGAGATTGAACCCTGAGGAACGCCACTAATGTTAAAAAAACCAGAGCGGACATCTTAAACCTGTTTGACAGGTCATTTCTTGGCCAGCTCACAATCTCACAATATTAATACACAATATTTGGTGAGAAGCTGCAAAATTGGTGCGTTGTTCTGAGGGACTTTTTGCAAGGGAATCTCAAAAATGAGCGACAATTGCTGCCATTACGTAAGCAGaaacgatatatatatatagagagaggaAGCAGAATGTATTAGTTTGTAGCTATCACCTTGTTCACCTCAAGTAACTGATATTAACTTGTTTACCActgaaatgcaaataaatgaTCAGTTAATGTGAGACACTAATGATGTGCACCTGATGGTATGCtctgtgttttaactgtgtCTATTAACGAGAGTTCATTTTAAGtttgttaaaggaacagttcacccaaaaatgaaaat
It includes:
- the arhgef3 gene encoding rho guanine nucleotide exchange factor 3 isoform X3, yielding MMGCCLFVYYRKKRKQTSRDADSLSLCSLDINEPSTKRSKLLTRVTSLASLLPPVKTTPLKRIGQTLQRSISFRNDSQTERAANPPPSSSSTKTRVISAKVSNPSSSMTATRVSTATAPATKRRDSKLWSETFDVRLGATQPLSPKEIKRQEAIFELAQGEQDLVEDLKLAKKAYHDPMLKLSIMTEHELNQIFGTLESLIPLHEDLVSRLREARKPDGSTEHVGHILTDWLPCLSSYTSYCSNQVKAKPLLDQKKQDRRVQDFLQRCLQSPFSRKLDLWNFLDIPRSRLVKYPLLLREILKHTPNDHPDRQHLDEAMLVVQSVVADINRRTGESECQYYKDRLLYTEDGQRDELIDRSRTLSCHGELKNNRGLKLHVFLFQDVLVITRSISLNDQPVSYQLCRQPIPIRQLDLEDLLDGEMRVGGSIRGAFSNNERTKNFFRVTYRTGGPLQSHCFQASDAFNKQQWINCIRQAKEAAALTGDQPPETGICLETGLGGQIGPLGETGLSLRCDSGIEDEKGTWGEMETGLCLEGEEGLSREKEAGGTETEQGVDGEVGLELDGETGKDGETRQAISETETGGEMETGLGVCGENEAEPGERADWKLDGGGERGGETHSGGADDIHTPAPPCQEEQEEREVIEEEQSAAEEGEDLGMDVSDVDSQTHRC
- the arhgef3 gene encoding rho guanine nucleotide exchange factor 3 isoform X2 → MQAGDGCQRGSRSKLQKKTSSFSLLSPDGWSLRGKKRKQTSRDADSLSLCSLDINEPSTKRSKLLTRVTSLASLLPPVKTTPLKRIGQTLQRSISFRNDSQTERAANPPPSSSSTKTRVISAKVSNPSSSMTATRVSTATAPATKRRDSKLWSETFDVRLGATQPLSPKEIKRQEAIFELAQGEQDLVEDLKLAKKAYHDPMLKLSIMTEHELNQIFGTLESLIPLHEDLVSRLREARKPDGSTEHVGHILTDWLPCLSSYTSYCSNQVKAKPLLDQKKQDRRVQDFLQRCLQSPFSRKLDLWNFLDIPRSRLVKYPLLLREILKHTPNDHPDRQHLDEAMLVVQSVVADINRRTGESECQYYKDRLLYTEDGQRDELIDRSRTLSCHGELKNNRGLKLHVFLFQDVLVITRSISLNDQPVSYQLCRQPIPIRQLDLEDLLDGEMRVGGSIRGAFSNNERTKNFFRVTYRTGGPLQSHCFQASDAFNKQQWINCIRQAKEAAALTGDQPPETGICLETGLGGQIGPLGETGLSLRCDSGIEDEKGTWGEMETGLCLEGEEGLSREKEAGGTETEQGVDGEVGLELDGETGKDGETRQAISETETGGEMETGLGVCGENEAEPGERADWKLDGGGERGGETHSGGADDIHTPAPPCQEEQEEREVIEEEQSAAEEGEDLGMDVSDVDSQTHRC
- the arhgef3 gene encoding rho guanine nucleotide exchange factor 3 isoform X1, coding for MDVSGVQAAVEAESARPRVRVIGRDSSRGTEGVRSKLQKKTSSFSLLSPDGWSLRGKKRKQTSRDADSLSLCSLDINEPSTKRSKLLTRVTSLASLLPPVKTTPLKRIGQTLQRSISFRNDSQTERAANPPPSSSSTKTRVISAKVSNPSSSMTATRVSTATAPATKRRDSKLWSETFDVRLGATQPLSPKEIKRQEAIFELAQGEQDLVEDLKLAKKAYHDPMLKLSIMTEHELNQIFGTLESLIPLHEDLVSRLREARKPDGSTEHVGHILTDWLPCLSSYTSYCSNQVKAKPLLDQKKQDRRVQDFLQRCLQSPFSRKLDLWNFLDIPRSRLVKYPLLLREILKHTPNDHPDRQHLDEAMLVVQSVVADINRRTGESECQYYKDRLLYTEDGQRDELIDRSRTLSCHGELKNNRGLKLHVFLFQDVLVITRSISLNDQPVSYQLCRQPIPIRQLDLEDLLDGEMRVGGSIRGAFSNNERTKNFFRVTYRTGGPLQSHCFQASDAFNKQQWINCIRQAKEAAALTGDQPPETGICLETGLGGQIGPLGETGLSLRCDSGIEDEKGTWGEMETGLCLEGEEGLSREKEAGGTETEQGVDGEVGLELDGETGKDGETRQAISETETGGEMETGLGVCGENEAEPGERADWKLDGGGERGGETHSGGADDIHTPAPPCQEEQEEREVIEEEQSAAEEGEDLGMDVSDVDSQTHRC